In one Mucilaginibacter ginsenosidivorax genomic region, the following are encoded:
- a CDS encoding glycoside hydrolase family 30 beta sandwich domain-containing protein has translation MNINYYLKRLAALTLIPATLLFSCKKDANTGEAKAQQTSSTVARAANEVVNAWVTTADQSKLLQAQASFNFAADAGTNATTVTVDENTTYQGIDGFGFTLTGGSASLLNGLGGNQAAVLSELFGTANGQIGISYLRISIGASDLSSSDFTYDQVAGDVNMNSFSISQENTDMLPILKKIIAINPSIKIIATPWTAPTWMKVNTTGNNGYTGGSLNTAYYDAYARYFVKYLQAMQAQGITIDAITPQNEPLNPYNNPSMVMQASEEAAFIKNNLGPQIRAAGFATKIIAYDHNTDRIDYPEAVLADGGANPYVDGSAFHLYAGSIASLTDVHNAYPNKNVYFTEQWVGAPSNFGGDLSWHVNNLVIGATRNWSRNVLEWNLAADVNYNPHTAGGCSTCLGAITVSGTSITRNVGYYIIGHAARFVRPGAVRISSNVSGSIQDVAFKNSDGSKVLIALNTGSSAISFKVKWGAESFTYSLAAGAVATFKWNGTQSSGSSSGAPIGSVITLKGINNQYVSSENGTAAMNCNRPTASAWEQFTVVDAGAGKIALQGMGKYVSSENGTQAITCNRTTIGDWEKFDWVVNADGKISLRGNNSKYVSSENGTQAMTCNRTTISGWEAFGVNQ, from the coding sequence ATGAACATTAACTACTATTTAAAGCGGCTTGCAGCCCTCACCCTGATACCCGCGACCTTGCTGTTTTCCTGTAAAAAGGATGCCAATACCGGCGAAGCCAAAGCTCAACAAACCAGCAGCACGGTAGCCCGGGCAGCCAACGAAGTTGTAAACGCCTGGGTAACCACGGCCGATCAATCAAAACTGTTACAGGCACAGGCCAGCTTCAATTTTGCTGCCGATGCAGGCACCAACGCCACCACCGTAACTGTCGACGAAAATACCACCTATCAGGGTATAGATGGCTTTGGTTTTACCCTAACCGGCGGCAGTGCCAGTTTATTGAACGGGCTGGGCGGCAACCAGGCTGCCGTATTAAGCGAGCTTTTTGGTACGGCAAACGGCCAGATAGGCATCAGTTATTTACGTATCAGCATTGGTGCATCTGACCTTAGCTCGAGCGATTTTACTTACGACCAGGTGGCAGGCGATGTAAACATGAACAGTTTCAGCATCAGCCAGGAAAATACCGATATGCTGCCGATCCTGAAAAAGATCATCGCCATCAATCCATCCATCAAAATTATAGCCACCCCCTGGACGGCCCCAACCTGGATGAAGGTTAACACTACCGGCAACAACGGCTACACCGGCGGAAGCTTAAACACAGCGTATTATGATGCTTATGCCCGTTATTTTGTAAAATACCTGCAGGCCATGCAGGCACAGGGTATTACTATTGATGCCATTACCCCGCAAAACGAACCGCTTAACCCATACAATAACCCAAGCATGGTGATGCAGGCCAGCGAGGAAGCTGCTTTTATCAAAAACAATCTTGGCCCGCAGATCAGGGCGGCCGGTTTTGCTACCAAGATCATCGCTTACGACCATAATACCGATAGGATTGACTATCCGGAGGCTGTTTTGGCCGATGGCGGCGCAAACCCTTATGTTGATGGATCAGCGTTTCACTTATATGCGGGGTCAATTGCTTCTTTAACCGATGTGCATAATGCATACCCTAACAAAAATGTGTACTTCACCGAGCAATGGGTTGGTGCGCCAAGCAATTTTGGTGGCGACCTGTCATGGCACGTTAATAACCTGGTTATTGGCGCTACCCGCAACTGGAGCCGCAACGTTTTGGAATGGAACCTGGCAGCCGATGTTAATTATAACCCGCACACAGCCGGTGGCTGCAGCACCTGCCTGGGCGCCATTACAGTAAGCGGAACATCAATAACCCGCAACGTGGGTTATTACATCATAGGCCACGCGGCACGTTTTGTAAGGCCCGGAGCAGTTCGCATTTCATCAAATGTATCGGGCAGTATCCAGGATGTGGCCTTTAAAAACTCCGACGGGAGCAAGGTACTTATCGCGCTTAATACAGGCTCATCTGCAATAAGCTTTAAGGTGAAATGGGGCGCCGAGTCATTTACCTACTCATTGGCTGCAGGCGCAGTGGCCACTTTTAAATGGAATGGTACCCAATCAAGCGGGTCATCATCCGGTGCCCCGATAGGCTCGGTTATTACGCTGAAAGGCATTAACAACCAGTATGTAAGCAGCGAGAACGGCACAGCCGCCATGAACTGTAACCGCCCAACCGCATCGGCATGGGAGCAATTTACCGTGGTTGACGCCGGTGCGGGTAAAATAGCCTTGCAGGGCATGGGAAAATACGTGTCGTCAGAAAACGGTACGCAAGCCATCACCTGTAACCGAACCACCATTGGCGATTGGGAAAAATTTGACTGGGTAGTTAACGCCGATGGCAAAATATCGCTGCGGGGCAACAACAGCAAGTATGTATCCAGCGAAAACGGCACGCAAGCCATGACCTGTAACCGTACAACCATATCCGGCTGGGAAGCTTTTGGGGTGAACCAGTAA
- a CDS encoding GH3 auxin-responsive promoter family protein, with protein sequence MTIFNSVFTWFMKKRIHQIELFMKYPNEVQEEWFEQLISMAESTEWGRRYQYKSIENLTQFKERVPIQNYDTLKPYIERMLKGEKNVLWPSEIRWFAKSSGTTNDRSKFIPVSEEALEECHFKGGKDVLTIYFNNQPNARMFTGKVLTLGGSHQVSTINPDASFGDLSAVIMKNLPLWAELHRTPQLEIALLDNFEEKLEKIAQATRDVNVTSIGGVPTWNLVLFKRILEITGKKNMLEVWPNLEMYFHGAVNFGPYRDQFKALIPSDDMYYLENYNASEGFFGIQDTREPGDMLLMLDYGIFYEFLPLENLHDENPHTLTLDEVELDKNYALIISTNAGLWRYMIGDTIKFTSLTPFRIRVTGRTKHFINAFGEEVIIDNAEQALEEACQQTGAVICEYTAAPVYFNGKDCGAHEWIIEFEQKPNEFERFVDILDETLRRINSDYDAKRFKDLALRRPIVRRAPEGTFFNWMKEKGKLGGQHKVPRLANNREYVDAILKVMELVTE encoded by the coding sequence ATGACAATATTTAACTCCGTATTTACATGGTTCATGAAAAAGCGCATTCATCAGATTGAGCTTTTTATGAAATATCCCAACGAAGTACAGGAGGAATGGTTTGAGCAGCTGATATCCATGGCCGAGAGTACCGAGTGGGGCCGTAGGTATCAATATAAAAGCATCGAAAACCTTACCCAGTTTAAGGAGCGGGTGCCCATCCAAAATTACGATACGCTGAAGCCCTATATAGAGCGGATGCTCAAAGGCGAAAAAAATGTGTTGTGGCCTTCAGAGATCCGTTGGTTTGCCAAATCATCGGGAACAACTAATGACAGGAGCAAGTTTATCCCCGTAAGCGAGGAGGCGCTGGAAGAATGCCACTTTAAGGGCGGCAAAGATGTACTTACCATTTATTTTAATAACCAGCCCAATGCCCGCATGTTTACTGGCAAAGTACTTACCCTTGGCGGCAGCCACCAGGTGAGCACCATAAACCCGGATGCTTCATTTGGCGACCTATCGGCCGTAATCATGAAAAACCTGCCCCTTTGGGCCGAGCTTCACCGTACGCCGCAACTGGAAATTGCCCTGCTGGATAACTTTGAAGAGAAATTAGAAAAAATAGCCCAGGCCACCAGGGATGTAAACGTAACCAGCATTGGCGGCGTACCCACCTGGAATTTGGTGCTGTTTAAACGGATATTGGAAATAACCGGCAAAAAAAACATGCTGGAAGTTTGGCCCAACCTGGAGATGTATTTTCACGGCGCGGTTAACTTTGGCCCCTATCGCGATCAATTTAAAGCGTTAATTCCCAGCGATGACATGTATTACCTGGAGAATTATAATGCATCCGAAGGCTTCTTCGGCATCCAGGATACCCGCGAACCGGGCGACATGCTGCTGATGCTGGACTATGGCATTTTTTACGAGTTTTTACCGCTGGAAAACCTGCACGATGAAAACCCGCATACCCTTACGCTGGACGAGGTGGAGTTGGATAAAAATTACGCGCTCATCATTAGCACCAATGCAGGGCTTTGGCGGTATATGATAGGCGATACTATTAAATTTACCTCATTAACGCCTTTCCGCATCCGGGTAACCGGCCGTACCAAACATTTTATTAATGCCTTTGGCGAGGAAGTGATTATTGACAATGCCGAGCAAGCCCTGGAAGAGGCATGCCAGCAAACCGGTGCCGTAATTTGTGAGTATACTGCCGCGCCTGTTTATTTTAATGGTAAAGATTGTGGCGCCCACGAGTGGATAATTGAGTTTGAACAAAAGCCCAACGAGTTTGAACGTTTTGTGGATATTCTTGATGAAACCCTGCGCCGCATCAACTCCGATTACGATGCCAAACGCTTTAAAGACCTGGCCCTGCGCCGCCCCATAGTACGCCGCGCCCCCGAAGGCACTTTTTTTAACTGGATGAAAGAAAAAGGCAAATTGGGCGGGCAGCACAAGGTACCCCGCCTGGCTAACAACCGCGAGTATGTGGATGCCATTTTAAAGGTGATGGAGCTGGTAACTGAATAG
- the lptB gene encoding LPS export ABC transporter ATP-binding protein, whose product MILRAENLVKKYKQRTVVNDVSFDVAQGEIVGLLGPNGAGKTTSFYMIVGLIKPNEGTIFLDDKDITQDPMYRRAQKGIGYLAQEASVFRKLSVEDNIKAVLEMGGMPKDRQKDKLEELIDEFSLHKVRKNRGDLLSGGERRRTEIARALAAEPNFILLDEPFAGVDPIAVEEIQAMVAKLRHRNIGILITDHNVQETLSITDRAYLLFEGKILESGVPEVLAENEMVRKVYLGANFVLKRKVFPQ is encoded by the coding sequence ATGATACTACGAGCAGAAAATTTAGTAAAAAAGTACAAACAGCGCACTGTTGTTAACGATGTATCGTTTGATGTGGCGCAGGGCGAAATTGTGGGTTTGCTGGGGCCGAATGGTGCCGGAAAAACTACATCGTTTTATATGATAGTTGGTTTGATAAAACCTAACGAAGGCACTATTTTTCTGGATGATAAAGATATAACCCAGGACCCCATGTACCGCAGGGCGCAAAAGGGTATTGGGTACCTTGCACAGGAGGCTTCGGTGTTTCGCAAGCTATCTGTTGAGGATAATATTAAAGCGGTGCTGGAGATGGGTGGCATGCCTAAAGACCGGCAAAAAGACAAGCTGGAAGAACTGATTGACGAATTTAGCCTGCATAAAGTGCGCAAAAACCGGGGCGACCTGCTATCAGGCGGCGAGCGCCGCCGTACCGAAATTGCCCGCGCCCTGGCAGCCGAGCCTAACTTTATTTTGCTGGATGAGCCTTTTGCCGGGGTTGACCCTATTGCGGTTGAGGAGATACAGGCGATGGTAGCAAAGCTTAGGCACCGCAACATAGGTATCCTGATTACCGACCACAACGTACAGGAAACACTGTCAATAACCGACCGCGCTTACCTGCTTTTTGAAGGTAAAATATTAGAGTCGGGCGTGCCCGAGGTATTGGCCGAAAATGAGATGGTGCGTAAAGTATATTTAGGTGCTAACTTTGTTCTGAAGAGAAAAGTATTCCCCCAATAA
- the recJ gene encoding single-stranded-DNA-specific exonuclease RecJ, producing MNKRWAIRDNADEDLVRKLSAELNIDAVLSSLLVHRGVNDFEGARYFFRPDQRHLHDPFLMKDMEEAVIRIEIAIAAGEKILVYGDYDVDGTTAVATVYSFFSKQYKNMEYYIPDRYKEGYGISTQGIDYAAQNGFSLIIALDCGIKSVDKIDYANTLGIDFIICDHHLPGAQLPAAVAVLDPKRADCEYPYKELSGCGIGFKLIQAYAEKNGIRFEAVLEYIDLACISISCDIVHITGENRVLAHFGLQKINTNPCVGVKTLIEVAGKTPGNLTISEVVFLIGPRINAAGRIDDAKHAVELLIACDEKAAREKGMMINSRNQERKGHDLNITDEALEIIDSDEVLIGKKSTVVFNKDWHKGVIGIVASRLTEKYYRPTIVLTQSNGHVAGSARSVLGFDLYEALCECKDLLIQFGGHKYAAGLTMLPENVEAFKDRFEEVVSATILPEQLIQQIQIDAELRLSQIEPKFFRILNQFAPFGPENMAPVFISKNVYVSGNAGLVGQAHIKMAVMQEGTAAFDCIAFNHGEYLPQLKPGVPFDICYSIEENIWRERRNIQLNIKGIRFKS from the coding sequence ATGAATAAACGTTGGGCGATAAGGGATAATGCCGATGAGGATTTGGTACGCAAATTATCTGCCGAACTGAATATTGATGCCGTTTTAAGCAGCCTGCTGGTACACAGGGGGGTAAACGATTTTGAAGGCGCCCGGTATTTTTTCAGGCCCGATCAGCGGCACCTGCATGATCCTTTTTTGATGAAGGATATGGAGGAAGCGGTTATACGCATTGAAATCGCCATTGCCGCCGGCGAAAAGATACTGGTTTATGGCGATTACGATGTTGATGGCACCACCGCTGTTGCCACTGTTTACAGCTTTTTTAGTAAGCAGTATAAAAACATGGAATACTATATTCCGGATAGGTATAAAGAAGGTTATGGTATATCAACCCAGGGGATTGATTATGCGGCCCAAAATGGTTTTAGCCTTATTATAGCACTTGATTGCGGTATTAAATCGGTGGATAAAATTGACTATGCCAACACCCTGGGGATAGATTTTATTATTTGCGACCACCACTTGCCCGGCGCGCAGTTACCCGCAGCTGTGGCGGTGCTCGACCCCAAACGGGCTGATTGCGAATATCCCTATAAAGAATTATCGGGCTGCGGTATAGGCTTTAAGCTGATACAGGCGTATGCCGAAAAAAACGGCATCCGGTTTGAAGCCGTGCTTGAATATATCGACCTGGCCTGTATCAGCATATCGTGCGATATTGTACATATTACTGGCGAAAACCGGGTGCTGGCACACTTTGGTCTGCAAAAAATAAATACCAACCCGTGTGTTGGTGTAAAAACGCTGATTGAGGTTGCAGGCAAAACTCCGGGAAACCTAACCATATCTGAGGTGGTGTTCCTGATAGGCCCCCGTATTAACGCTGCCGGCCGTATTGATGATGCCAAACATGCGGTTGAATTACTGATAGCTTGTGATGAAAAAGCCGCCAGGGAAAAAGGCATGATGATAAACTCCCGTAACCAGGAGCGAAAAGGCCACGATTTAAATATTACCGACGAAGCCCTGGAGATAATAGACAGTGACGAGGTGCTGATAGGCAAAAAATCTACCGTGGTATTTAACAAGGATTGGCACAAAGGCGTTATTGGTATTGTGGCATCGCGCCTTACCGAAAAGTATTACCGGCCTACTATTGTGCTTACCCAATCAAACGGGCATGTAGCAGGTTCGGCGCGCTCCGTGCTGGGTTTTGATCTTTACGAGGCACTTTGCGAATGCAAAGATCTGCTCATCCAGTTTGGTGGGCACAAGTACGCCGCAGGGTTAACCATGCTGCCCGAAAACGTGGAGGCTTTTAAAGACAGGTTTGAAGAAGTGGTGAGCGCAACCATATTGCCCGAACAATTAATACAACAGATACAAATTGACGCCGAATTACGTTTAAGCCAGATAGAACCGAAATTTTTCAGGATATTGAACCAGTTTGCGCCCTTCGGGCCCGAAAATATGGCGCCGGTTTTCATAAGTAAAAATGTGTATGTTAGCGGTAATGCAGGCCTGGTGGGGCAGGCACATATAAAAATGGCTGTAATGCAGGAAGGTACGGCAGCCTTTGATTGTATTGCCTTTAACCACGGCGAATACCTGCCGCAATTAAAGCCAGGCGTGCCCTTTGATATTTGCTACAGCATTGAAGAAAACATTTGGCGCGAACGAAGAAACATACAGTTGAATATAAAGGGGATAAGGTTTAAGTCTTAA
- a CDS encoding MBL fold metallo-hydrolase: MEIFALGEGSYSVDSTKKFIPFNPEIDNFRDRPGSLFIHVNPFLIKTTHHLIVLDTGLGFKDTRDELLLHQNIRNAGFDPDDVTLVLMSHLHYDHSGGLVVERNGKLEPSFPQARHVIQKGEWEFGITGKSSSYHKEIFEALDGTVDITFVEGSGELIPGIRYELSGGHCPNHQVFWIDMEGSKALFGGDELPEPEQLIRKFIAKYDMDGRKAMELRQEYGKLASEEGWTCLFYHAKTIAIGNVSSDDGGEHFKVMPA, from the coding sequence ATGGAAATTTTCGCGTTAGGAGAAGGCTCATATTCAGTTGATTCGACTAAAAAATTTATCCCCTTTAACCCCGAAATCGACAATTTCAGGGATCGTCCGGGTTCATTGTTCATCCATGTAAACCCATTCCTGATAAAAACTACTCATCACCTTATTGTGCTTGATACCGGCCTTGGTTTTAAAGACACCCGCGATGAATTGTTGCTGCACCAAAATATCCGTAACGCGGGGTTCGATCCGGATGATGTAACACTGGTGTTGATGTCGCACCTGCATTATGACCATTCGGGTGGCCTGGTGGTTGAGCGTAACGGCAAGCTGGAACCCAGTTTTCCGCAGGCAAGGCACGTGATACAAAAAGGAGAATGGGAGTTTGGCATTACCGGCAAATCATCATCATACCATAAAGAGATTTTTGAAGCGCTTGACGGCACCGTAGATATAACGTTTGTAGAGGGTAGTGGCGAACTGATTCCAGGCATCCGTTATGAGCTATCAGGAGGGCATTGCCCCAATCACCAGGTATTCTGGATAGATATGGAAGGCTCGAAAGCGCTGTTTGGCGGCGACGAGCTACCGGAACCGGAGCAACTGATACGAAAATTTATAGCTAAATATGATATGGATGGGCGCAAAGCGATGGAACTGCGCCAGGAATATGGAAAATTGGCATCCGAAGAAGGGTGGACCTGCTTGTTTTATCATGCCAAAACAATTGCTATTGGCAATGTAAGCAGCGATGACGGCGGCGAACACTTTAAAGTAATGCCTGCTTAG
- a CDS encoding response regulator: protein MTINTKSVSVLLVDDDEINNFISIKLIKKALLNTEIMACLNGKFAIDQLSEIQRKDPAKLPDYILLDINMPIMNGWEFLDEYKRLNLDPLGKSKIFIISSSVFSNDINKARSYPLVKDFISKPLNVEKIKELFEVQPQD from the coding sequence ATGACAATTAACACTAAATCCGTGAGCGTATTATTGGTTGATGACGATGAGATCAATAATTTTATCTCTATAAAATTAATAAAGAAGGCTTTATTAAATACCGAGATTATGGCCTGTTTAAACGGTAAATTTGCTATTGATCAGTTATCTGAAATTCAGCGAAAAGACCCCGCCAAACTTCCCGATTATATTTTGCTGGATATTAATATGCCTATTATGAATGGCTGGGAGTTTTTAGATGAATACAAACGTTTAAACCTCGATCCGCTGGGCAAAAGCAAAATCTTTATTATTTCATCATCAGTATTCAGCAACGATATCAACAAAGCACGCTCATACCCGCTGGTAAAAGATTTTATCAGCAAACCATTAAACGTCGAAAAAATTAAAGAGCTTTTTGAAGTTCAGCCACAAGACTAA